Proteins from a single region of Flavobacterium sp. K5-23:
- a CDS encoding alpha/beta hydrolase, translating to MRFYSVVFVLLLVSCSSIKVKDVSYMPTTISSVEEAPRLNVFVPRNFKAETLPVLIFVHGGNWNSGRKGTYDLLGRNFAAKGVITVIPDYTLSPNADYAQMTRQIAEVIQWTKENIKKYNGNLNQIFITGHSAGGHLGALAVMNPKFGIDPKSISGIILNDAAGLDMKHYLGERPPTTEDDYITTWTTEAEKWQDASPIYFIDKNTPPFLIYVGDKTYQSIKIANTRFVKALKPFQPDVKQIGVNKKHAPMVVQYFYPWSDRYDEVLDFIKLNK from the coding sequence ATGCGCTTCTATTCTGTTGTTTTTGTTTTGTTGTTAGTGAGTTGTAGTTCTATAAAGGTTAAGGATGTTTCTTATATGCCAACAACCATTTCTAGTGTTGAAGAAGCACCTCGTTTGAATGTTTTTGTTCCAAGAAATTTTAAAGCGGAGACGCTTCCTGTATTGATTTTTGTTCATGGCGGGAACTGGAATAGTGGGAGAAAGGGAACTTATGATTTGCTGGGAAGGAATTTTGCTGCTAAGGGCGTTATCACAGTTATACCTGATTATACTTTGAGCCCAAATGCTGATTATGCCCAAATGACTCGTCAAATAGCAGAAGTAATACAGTGGACAAAAGAGAATATTAAGAAGTACAATGGAAATCTAAATCAAATTTTTATAACGGGACATTCCGCTGGAGGACATCTAGGGGCTTTGGCCGTTATGAATCCGAAATTCGGAATCGATCCAAAAAGTATATCAGGAATAATTCTAAATGATGCTGCAGGTTTAGATATGAAACATTACCTGGGAGAAAGGCCTCCTACTACTGAGGACGACTATATCACGACTTGGACAACGGAAGCTGAAAAATGGCAGGACGCTTCTCCTATTTATTTTATAGATAAGAACACACCGCCTTTTTTAATCTATGTTGGTGACAAGACTTATCAATCAATAAAAATAGCCAACACTCGTTTTGTAAAAGCATTAAAACCCTTTCAGCCTGATGTAAAACAGATAGGAGTTAACAAAAAACACGCGCCTATGGTAGTTCAATATTTTTATCCTTGGAGCGACCGTTATGACGAGGTTTTGGATTTTATAAAATTAAATAAATAG
- a CDS encoding LTA synthase family protein has translation MQKHLRLNEYKVLGFRLLLAYFFYFISRILFYLYNSDLLRVESVSDFMSLSYYGLAFDTTAILYVNILFIVFSILPFYKNTNKGYQKFLFYLYFFTNLLAYATNFIDFIYYKFTFARTTTAVMNVLEHETNKVILFSNFLIEYWHVFVLFLALSTLWIYLYKKVVVQDFNPLKHIPYLGFSTVGFLFVVTMVIGGIRGGDFKKSTRPINLLDASRHVKNIVHSDIVLNTPFSIIRTLFSNSFLKTSYPDVNQQVIASLVQPIKSYHNNPKSKPNVVVLILESYGREYIGAFNKDANIPNYKSHAPFLDSLSQHSMIYTNGYANGRQSIHGMSSVLSGIPSFKDAFTSSPYPKQKIESIVSVLKSEGYDTSFFHGAANGSMGFLGFSNILGIDNYYGRTEFNDDSQFDGFWGIWDEPFLQYMKKTLDKKKGPFFASAFTVSSHEPYIIPDKYKKTFHEGGVPMHKCVEYTDFALKQFFDSAKKEAWFSNTIFVIVADHCNQIFYDEYRKPINRYAVPILIYQPNSKYVGVDTDLAQQIDIYPTILDMIGYEKPFRSWGRSLLDKKSSEPFVINSTGNIYQFSKGNYICTFDGKNALGFYDKDDKALKHNLIKNRNPEMDAVELNCKAFIQDYMDRIVDRKLYAK, from the coding sequence ATGCAAAAACACTTGCGCTTAAACGAATACAAAGTACTGGGATTTAGGCTTTTATTAGCTTACTTTTTTTACTTCATCTCCCGAATTTTATTTTACCTATACAATTCAGATTTACTTAGAGTAGAGTCAGTTTCTGATTTTATGTCTTTAAGTTATTATGGTTTGGCCTTTGATACAACTGCTATACTTTACGTTAATATTTTGTTTATCGTTTTTTCGATACTACCCTTTTATAAAAACACAAATAAAGGATATCAGAAATTTCTTTTCTACTTGTATTTTTTTACAAACCTTTTGGCCTATGCCACAAATTTTATAGATTTCATTTACTATAAATTCACATTTGCTCGTACAACTACGGCAGTTATGAACGTATTAGAACACGAGACGAATAAAGTAATACTATTTAGTAATTTTCTAATTGAGTATTGGCATGTATTTGTATTGTTTCTAGCTCTGTCAACGCTATGGATATATCTCTATAAAAAAGTAGTGGTTCAGGATTTTAATCCTTTAAAACACATTCCGTATTTAGGATTTTCAACTGTTGGTTTCTTGTTTGTAGTGACTATGGTTATTGGAGGAATTCGTGGCGGTGATTTTAAGAAATCAACCCGACCTATTAATCTTTTGGACGCTAGCCGTCATGTGAAGAACATCGTACATTCGGATATTGTTTTAAACACTCCGTTTTCTATAATTAGAACTTTGTTTAGCAATAGTTTTTTAAAGACTTCTTACCCTGATGTAAATCAACAAGTGATTGCAAGTTTAGTGCAGCCTATAAAAAGCTACCATAACAATCCTAAATCTAAACCTAATGTGGTTGTTCTTATTCTAGAAAGCTACGGGCGTGAATATATTGGCGCTTTTAATAAAGACGCAAACATCCCAAATTATAAAAGCCACGCTCCATTTTTAGATTCTTTGTCACAACACAGTATGATTTATACAAATGGTTATGCAAATGGGAGACAATCAATTCATGGAATGTCATCAGTTTTATCTGGAATACCGTCTTTTAAAGATGCTTTTACGTCTTCTCCTTATCCAAAACAAAAAATAGAATCAATCGTTTCAGTATTGAAAAGTGAAGGATATGACACTTCTTTTTTTCACGGTGCTGCCAATGGATCGATGGGATTTCTAGGATTTAGTAATATCCTGGGGATTGATAATTATTACGGAAGAACAGAGTTTAATGATGATAGTCAATTTGATGGATTTTGGGGAATATGGGACGAACCATTTCTACAGTACATGAAGAAAACATTGGATAAAAAGAAAGGGCCGTTTTTTGCTTCGGCATTTACCGTTTCCTCTCACGAACCATATATCATACCTGATAAATATAAAAAGACTTTTCATGAAGGAGGAGTTCCCATGCATAAATGCGTTGAATATACTGACTTTGCATTAAAACAGTTTTTTGACAGTGCTAAAAAAGAAGCTTGGTTTTCTAATACTATTTTTGTTATTGTAGCTGATCATTGTAACCAAATATTTTATGACGAATATAGAAAACCTATCAACCGTTATGCGGTTCCTATATTGATTTATCAGCCCAATAGTAAGTACGTAGGCGTTGATACTGATTTAGCGCAACAAATAGACATTTATCCTACTATCTTAGATATGATAGGGTATGAGAAACCTTTTAGGAGTTGGGGGAGAAGTTTATTAGACAAGAAATCAAGTGAGCCTTTTGTGATAAATTCCACGGGAAATATATACCAATTTTCTAAAGGGAATTATATATGTACATTTGATGGTAAAAATGCACTTGGTTTTTACGATAAAGACGATAAAGCATTAAAACATAATTTGATTAAAAACAGAAATCCTGAAATGGATGCTGTAGAATTGAATTGCAAAGCTTTCATACAAGATTATATGGATCGAATAGTGGATAGAAAACTATACGCTAAATAG
- a CDS encoding L,D-transpeptidase: MKKIILLLSVVLVLFSCKKSETNNAVETKKVRVRKQPKTISYTLEKTKQWLEKIANDSSKIHIAFAINRTDKANFVQMDSVIIPTDMSGDIEFYLPFPHHIDYLKDIDKIIYFSYPTQTFAAYENGELIYTGPTNMGRKKDQTPTGLFFTNWKAEQTISTFNDEWDLRWNFNIENKEGVGWHQYSLPGYPASHSCLRLQEKDARYLYDWADQWILADEENVKVKGTPVLVFGSYNFDAPKPWLQLIANPKAIDISEDEIEKVTKPFLSAILLEQKNRKANK; encoded by the coding sequence ATGAAAAAAATAATTCTCCTATTAAGCGTTGTCCTTGTGTTGTTCTCCTGCAAGAAAAGCGAAACAAACAATGCTGTTGAAACAAAAAAAGTGCGTGTAAGAAAACAACCAAAAACGATTTCTTATACCCTAGAAAAAACAAAACAGTGGTTAGAAAAAATCGCAAATGATTCCTCAAAAATTCATATTGCCTTTGCGATTAACAGAACTGACAAAGCAAATTTCGTGCAAATGGATTCGGTCATTATCCCTACAGATATGAGTGGTGATATTGAATTTTATCTTCCGTTTCCTCATCATATTGATTATTTAAAAGACATTGATAAAATTATCTATTTCTCTTACCCTACACAAACATTTGCCGCTTATGAAAATGGGGAGTTAATTTATACGGGACCAACCAATATGGGACGAAAGAAAGACCAAACACCTACTGGCCTATTCTTTACCAACTGGAAGGCAGAACAAACTATCAGTACATTTAATGATGAATGGGATTTACGATGGAATTTTAATATTGAAAACAAAGAAGGTGTGGGATGGCATCAATATAGTTTACCAGGTTACCCGGCTTCGCATTCTTGTTTACGTCTTCAGGAAAAAGATGCTCGTTATCTTTATGACTGGGCTGACCAATGGATTCTAGCCGATGAGGAAAATGTAAAAGTGAAGGGAACTCCTGTACTTGTTTTTGGTTCTTATAATTTTGATGCACCAAAACCTTGGTTGCAGTTAATTGCTAATCCAAAGGCCATAGACATTTCAGAGGATGAAATTGAAAAAGTAACCAAGCCTTTCTTAAGCGCTATTTTATTGGAACAAAAAAACAGAAAAGCAAATAAATAA
- a CDS encoding GNAT family N-acetyltransferase — MITFETERLILKPTTKEDAEFIIDLLNTPKWIEFIGDRNVSTIKDAEDYIETKMTSQMEKLGFGNYTLIRKFDREKIGSCGLYDREGLDGVDIGFALLPKYEKKGYAFEGANKLKEVAISDFKLKEISGITSKKNTASQNLLMKIGLKFERNILLPNETEEILLYKLNLEDN; from the coding sequence TTGATAACATTCGAAACAGAACGATTAATTCTAAAACCTACTACAAAAGAAGATGCCGAATTTATTATAGATTTATTAAATACTCCTAAGTGGATTGAATTTATTGGTGATCGAAATGTTTCAACTATAAAAGATGCCGAAGACTACATTGAGACAAAAATGACCTCTCAAATGGAGAAACTAGGTTTTGGGAATTATACTCTAATTAGAAAATTCGATAGAGAAAAAATAGGTTCTTGTGGCCTGTACGATAGAGAAGGTTTAGATGGAGTTGATATCGGATTTGCTTTGTTACCTAAGTATGAAAAAAAAGGATATGCTTTTGAAGGGGCTAACAAACTAAAGGAAGTCGCCATCAGTGACTTTAAGCTTAAAGAAATAAGCGGAATTACTTCGAAAAAAAACACAGCATCTCAAAATTTACTGATGAAAATTGGACTTAAATTCGAACGAAACATTCTACTTCCAAATGAAACGGAAGAAATACTTTTATACAAATTAAACCTAGAAGATAACTAG
- a CDS encoding AbiV family abortive infection protein has protein sequence MEKSSYQKIEELSNVKSENLLGFKSMEDYEKCLLHIENLLNSAILLYKNNFINQSFFLTITSIEEIAKAEVCIYRGFQKPDKTVKRNKDGLFNHKTKHLVAANEITFKFLKSISKIGIEETILIKDKLNNGEFVSLRESSLYFENCQNGTKTPNDLITKTDCLNLLLICIEIFEDRLFGFSDKTDIITDRVLMKLNEI, from the coding sequence TTGGAAAAAAGTTCATATCAAAAAATAGAAGAATTAAGTAATGTTAAATCAGAAAATTTACTTGGATTTAAATCTATGGAGGATTATGAAAAATGCCTCTTACATATTGAAAATTTATTAAATAGCGCAATATTACTTTACAAAAACAACTTTATAAACCAATCTTTCTTTTTAACAATCACATCAATTGAAGAAATAGCTAAAGCTGAAGTTTGTATATATAGAGGATTTCAAAAACCAGATAAAACTGTTAAACGCAATAAAGATGGATTATTTAATCATAAAACAAAGCATCTTGTTGCTGCAAATGAAATAACATTTAAATTCTTAAAATCAATATCAAAAATAGGAATAGAAGAAACAATTTTAATTAAAGATAAATTAAATAATGGTGAGTTTGTAAGCCTAAGGGAATCCTCATTGTATTTTGAAAATTGTCAAAATGGAACAAAAACACCTAATGACTTAATTACAAAAACAGATTGCTTAAATCTTCTCTTAATTTGCATTGAAATTTTTGAAGACAGATTATTTGGATTCAGCGATAAAACAGACATCATAACAGATCGAGTTTTAATGAAACTAAATGAAATTTAA
- a CDS encoding GyrI-like domain-containing protein — translation MIPRIESLIAKKLIGKSLSMSVSQDKTQELWQSFMPRRNEIENRVGTEFYSMQMYPHTYFANFNPNTEFEKWATVEVTDFDTVPNDMKSFILNGGQYAVFLHKGSNNIYGMFEYIFTTWLPNSEYDIDDRPHFEILGDKYKRNEESSEEEIWIPIKNKELKIDNSNLNSKTEIKVNI, via the coding sequence ATGATTCCAAGAATTGAAAGTCTAATCGCGAAAAAGTTAATTGGAAAAAGTCTTTCGATGTCTGTATCCCAAGATAAAACCCAGGAATTATGGCAAAGCTTTATGCCCAGACGTAATGAAATAGAAAATCGTGTGGGCACTGAATTCTATTCTATGCAAATGTATCCTCACACGTATTTTGCTAATTTCAATCCAAATACTGAATTCGAAAAATGGGCAACCGTTGAAGTGACGGACTTTGATACCGTTCCTAATGATATGAAGTCCTTTATATTAAATGGAGGACAATATGCTGTGTTTCTCCATAAGGGATCCAACAACATTTACGGTATGTTCGAATACATTTTTACTACTTGGTTACCTAATTCAGAATACGATATAGACGACAGACCTCATTTTGAAATATTGGGAGACAAATACAAACGAAATGAAGAAAGTTCAGAGGAGGAAATTTGGATTCCAATAAAAAATAAAGAGCTAAAAATTGACAATTCGAATTTGAATTCAAAAACCGAAATAAAAGTTAATATATGA
- the tgt gene encoding tRNA guanosine(34) transglycosylase Tgt codes for MKFDLLQKDPHTKARAGSITTDHGVIETPIFMPVGTVASVKGVHQRELKEDINPDIILGNTYHLYLRPQTEILEKAGGLHKFMNWDRNILTDSGGYQVYSLSANRKIKEEGVRFKSHIDGSYHVFTPENVMEIQRTIGADIIMAFDECTPYPCDYNYAKRSMKMTHRWLDRCVNHLEKVPMKYGYDQAFFPIVQGSCYKDLRQQSAEYIANSNQVGNAIGGLSVGEPAEEMYAMTEVVCEILPEDKPRYLMGVGTPINILENIALGIDMFDCVMPTRNARNGMLFTANGTINIKNKKWADDFSPIDEMALTYVDTEYTKAYLRHLFAANEYLGKQIATIHNLGFYMWLVREARKHIIAGDFRTWKDMMVKNMNQRL; via the coding sequence ATGAAGTTTGATTTATTACAAAAAGACCCGCATACTAAAGCTAGAGCGGGAAGCATTACTACAGATCACGGTGTTATTGAAACACCAATTTTTATGCCTGTTGGGACTGTTGCCTCGGTTAAAGGGGTGCACCAAAGAGAGCTAAAAGAAGATATAAACCCAGATATTATCCTGGGAAACACCTACCATTTATACTTGCGTCCTCAAACGGAAATTCTTGAAAAAGCGGGTGGATTGCATAAATTTATGAACTGGGACCGTAATATTTTGACGGATTCAGGTGGATACCAAGTGTATTCACTTTCGGCTAACCGTAAGATTAAGGAAGAAGGAGTTCGATTCAAATCGCATATTGACGGTTCATACCACGTGTTTACACCTGAGAATGTTATGGAAATTCAGCGTACCATAGGTGCCGATATTATTATGGCTTTTGATGAGTGTACACCATATCCTTGTGATTATAATTACGCGAAGCGCTCGATGAAAATGACCCACCGTTGGCTTGACCGATGTGTGAATCATTTGGAGAAGGTGCCTATGAAATATGGTTACGACCAAGCTTTTTTCCCAATTGTTCAAGGAAGTTGTTACAAAGACTTGCGTCAACAATCAGCCGAATATATTGCGAATTCAAACCAAGTAGGAAACGCTATTGGTGGACTATCAGTAGGGGAACCTGCGGAGGAAATGTACGCAATGACCGAAGTGGTTTGTGAAATTTTGCCAGAGGACAAACCCCGTTACTTAATGGGAGTGGGAACACCTATCAATATTTTGGAAAACATTGCACTGGGAATTGATATGTTTGACTGTGTGATGCCTACGCGTAACGCTAGAAACGGTATGTTGTTTACCGCTAACGGTACGATCAATATCAAGAATAAAAAATGGGCTGATGACTTTTCGCCTATTGACGAAATGGCACTTACTTATGTGGATACAGAGTATACCAAAGCGTATTTACGTCACCTGTTTGCTGCAAATGAATACCTAGGGAAACAAATCGCAACGATTCACAACCTTGGTTTCTATATGTGGCTTGTTCGTGAGGCTAGAAAACACATTATCGCCGGTGATTTTAGAACCTGGAAAGATATGATGGTTAAAAATATGAACCAGAGATTATAA
- a CDS encoding dual specificity protein phosphatase family protein yields MKINKKIIGFSLLALVLIFVAKYVYDMNINHNFETITEGKVYKSGVIPPDEIESYVKKYNIKSIVDLRFPGTADLVNNPEIPTELTAEQDAVAKIKGVRYFNNGSDQVPNQKNLDTFFKIMDDKDNYPVLIHCYHGTGRAEMYSALYRIEYENFKNEEARQGVRTLVKFSSFDDGTPKGEYLKAYIPRKETAGVKN; encoded by the coding sequence ATGAAGATTAATAAAAAAATAATTGGCTTTTCTTTACTGGCATTGGTGTTGATTTTCGTGGCAAAATATGTGTATGATATGAATATCAATCATAATTTTGAAACGATTACTGAAGGGAAAGTATACAAATCAGGTGTTATTCCGCCGGATGAAATAGAAAGCTATGTAAAGAAGTATAATATAAAATCGATAGTTGATTTGAGGTTTCCTGGAACTGCTGATTTAGTAAATAATCCTGAAATCCCTACTGAACTTACAGCAGAACAGGATGCTGTAGCAAAAATTAAAGGAGTAAGATATTTTAATAATGGTTCTGATCAAGTGCCAAATCAAAAAAACCTGGATACTTTCTTTAAAATTATGGATGATAAAGATAACTATCCAGTTCTAATACACTGTTATCACGGTACGGGAAGAGCCGAAATGTATTCGGCTTTGTATCGAATAGAATACGAAAATTTCAAGAATGAAGAAGCGCGTCAAGGTGTTAGAACATTAGTGAAGTTTAGTTCATTTGATGACGGAACTCCAAAAGGAGAGTATTTAAAAGCGTATATACCGCGTAAAGAAACAGCTGGGGTAAAGAATTGA
- a CDS encoding TlpA disulfide reductase family protein codes for MKNRIILITISILLITISCKKTEEKIEINVTDYISNIPTDKSFKNKFIVLEFWATWCAPCLSAVPHINELQNKFKSNNDLIFVSITDEKAEKVRNTLKHIEFSTIVISDQTKKTHKTLNVSAIPITVLIDNNGIVRWKGNPEELNEELIEKFINGKISPNIDNKKTNIEGAKSQDDKNNEDLEDVVFKIIKNKQTKYTFTLINTNGNNSMIASALVKGKYIASNKKLSEIISNLLDINEQQVIISEKFKNNKYSLIYKNSDIKSAESGIADIIYNLLKTLDLKEIIQNKNTEIYKLKIIDKNKIEISKEPKTEIGHSGSSTKIVCSNTEIKSLINEINNSFNILVKDETNLKGKYDFLIRNKSMENLKQDLEKYGLKLEKTIEIEKLYNYN; via the coding sequence ATGAAAAACAGAATTATTCTAATTACTATATCAATATTGTTAATTACGATTTCTTGTAAGAAAACAGAAGAAAAAATAGAAATAAATGTAACTGATTATATTTCAAATATTCCAACTGATAAATCATTCAAAAACAAATTCATTGTTTTAGAATTTTGGGCAACTTGGTGTGCACCTTGCCTTTCGGCAGTTCCGCATATAAATGAATTACAAAATAAATTTAAATCGAATAATGATTTAATTTTTGTTTCAATTACAGATGAAAAAGCCGAAAAGGTAAGAAATACTTTAAAACATATTGAGTTTAGTACAATTGTCATTAGCGACCAAACTAAAAAAACACATAAAACATTAAATGTTTCTGCAATTCCAATAACAGTTTTAATTGACAATAATGGAATAGTAAGGTGGAAAGGAAATCCAGAAGAACTTAATGAAGAACTTATTGAGAAATTTATTAACGGAAAAATTTCACCTAATATTGATAATAAAAAGACTAATATCGAAGGTGCAAAAAGTCAAGATGATAAAAACAATGAAGATTTGGAAGATGTTGTTTTTAAGATAATCAAAAACAAGCAAACAAAATATACATTTACTTTAATAAATACAAATGGAAACAACTCAATGATTGCAAGTGCATTAGTTAAAGGGAAATATATTGCATCAAATAAAAAATTATCTGAAATCATATCAAATTTGCTAGATATTAATGAACAACAAGTAATAATTTCTGAAAAATTTAAAAACAATAAATATAGTTTGATTTATAAAAATTCCGATATAAAATCTGCTGAAAGTGGAATTGCAGACATAATATACAATTTGCTTAAAACATTAGATTTAAAAGAAATTATTCAAAATAAAAACACTGAAATTTACAAATTAAAAATAATTGATAAAAATAAAATAGAAATATCAAAAGAACCTAAAACAGAAATTGGACATTCAGGCAGTAGTACAAAAATCGTTTGTTCAAATACAGAAATAAAATCTTTAATTAACGAAATAAATAACAGTTTTAATATTTTAGTTAAGGACGAAACTAATTTAAAAGGTAAATATGACTTTCTTATAAGAAATAAATCGATGGAAAATCTAAAACAAGATTTAGAAAAGTATGGATTGAAATTAGAAAAAACAATAGAAATAGAAAAATTATATAATTACAACTAA
- a CDS encoding GNAT family N-acetyltransferase: MKYLLTGQETERLKFRLLRSDDFNSWINLFKANNIAEYLQLDPKLSESELCKLWFDKVFHRYDNDLGGMNVLINKTTNRIVGQCGLLVQTIESVERLEIGYSILPEFWKQGFAIEAATKCKNYAFENNSADSLISMIHIDNLDSEKVALRNGMTFEKKVNSFNIFRIDKENWKP; encoded by the coding sequence ATGAAATACCTACTAACAGGTCAAGAAACCGAAAGGCTAAAATTTAGGCTACTGAGATCAGATGACTTCAATTCTTGGATAAATTTATTTAAAGCAAATAATATTGCGGAATATTTACAACTTGATCCTAAACTATCCGAATCTGAATTATGCAAGTTATGGTTTGACAAAGTGTTTCATAGATACGATAATGATTTGGGAGGAATGAACGTCCTAATTAATAAAACAACAAACCGAATTGTTGGTCAATGTGGTCTTCTAGTTCAAACAATTGAAAGTGTCGAGAGATTAGAAATTGGTTATTCTATTCTTCCTGAGTTTTGGAAACAAGGATTTGCAATTGAAGCTGCAACAAAATGTAAAAATTATGCATTTGAAAACAATAGTGCTGATTCATTAATCTCAATGATCCATATCGATAATTTAGACTCTGAAAAAGTCGCTTTAAGAAATGGAATGACCTTTGAAAAAAAAGTGAACTCTTTTAACATTTTTCGGATTGACAAGGAGAATTGGAAACCATAA
- a CDS encoding DMT family transporter has translation MQNDKFKSYLNLHLIVFIWGFTAILGALITITADALVWYRMLFAAVFLLFFIVFKKKSFLIPMKSLLKLIFVGLLIALHWIFFFHAIHISNVSITLSVFSLGAFFASLLEPLFYGRKILWYEVFFGLIIIAGLGMIMKVEVNYLEGMLYALVSIILGVLFTLFNGKLILDHDSSVITFYEFVAGVFFITLYFLTQNKFSLDFFVLTLNNWMLILLLASVCTAYAFTASVKVMEKLSPYTVMLTTNLEPVYGIVLAYYIIGGKEKMSTSFYIGAFIIILTVILNGIIKHRQKRVE, from the coding sequence ATGCAAAACGATAAATTTAAAAGTTATTTAAATCTTCATTTAATTGTTTTTATCTGGGGATTCACTGCCATATTAGGCGCTTTAATTACCATTACTGCTGATGCTTTAGTTTGGTATCGAATGCTTTTTGCTGCTGTATTTCTACTGTTTTTTATTGTGTTTAAGAAAAAGTCATTCCTTATCCCAATGAAATCCTTACTTAAACTTATTTTTGTGGGTTTATTGATTGCTTTGCATTGGATATTCTTTTTCCACGCCATTCATATTTCTAATGTTTCCATTACACTTTCGGTTTTTTCATTGGGAGCTTTTTTTGCGTCTTTATTAGAACCGTTATTTTATGGTCGAAAGATACTTTGGTATGAAGTGTTTTTTGGTCTAATCATCATAGCTGGGCTGGGAATGATTATGAAAGTTGAGGTAAATTACCTTGAGGGAATGCTATATGCCTTAGTTTCTATAATTCTTGGAGTGTTGTTTACTCTTTTTAATGGAAAATTAATATTGGATCACGATTCCTCAGTAATCACTTTTTATGAGTTTGTGGCTGGGGTGTTTTTTATAACGCTTTACTTTTTAACACAAAATAAATTCTCTTTAGACTTCTTTGTTTTGACATTAAACAATTGGATGCTGATTTTGTTACTGGCTTCAGTATGTACGGCTTATGCTTTTACAGCATCAGTAAAGGTTATGGAGAAGCTAAGTCCTTATACCGTTATGCTTACCACTAACCTAGAACCAGTTTATGGCATAGTATTAGCGTATTATATCATTGGCGGGAAAGAAAAGATGAGCACTTCTTTTTACATAGGTGCTTTTATCATTATCCTAACTGTTATCCTAAACGGAATTATCAAGCATAGACAAAAAAGAGTTGAATAA
- a CDS encoding LptF/LptG family permease, which produces MLTIIDKYILKRYLATFSAMLLLFIPIGIIIDVSEKINFMIEHKVPFWDIVVYYYHFTIYFANSLFPIFLFLSIIWFTSKLANNTEIIAILGSGISFTRFLRPYIIGASLISVFVLLMGFYVVPVSSEGFNNFRYTYLKTGGKEAMRGDNTDVYRQISENEFLYVNSFNTESKTAFNFVLEKFNKEKLESKITASRIKWNPKDSTYTMYDYTKRTVGELGDKIEKEAEKKAKFSFDLEDLTPVVYIAETLSLNKLYKFIDKEKKRGSSNINVYMVVLYKKFSVPVSAFILTIIAVSVSAMKRRGGMGMNLTIGIAIAFGFVFFDKIFGVLAEKSTFSPLIAVWFPNVVFGILAIFLLRNAKR; this is translated from the coding sequence ATGCTAACAATAATAGACAAGTACATTCTGAAAAGATATTTAGCCACTTTTTCGGCTATGTTGTTGCTGTTTATACCTATTGGGATTATCATTGATGTGTCTGAAAAGATTAATTTTATGATAGAGCATAAAGTTCCTTTTTGGGATATTGTGGTTTATTATTATCATTTCACGATTTATTTTGCCAATTCCTTGTTTCCCATTTTCCTGTTTTTATCCATTATTTGGTTTACCTCAAAGTTGGCTAATAATACGGAAATCATTGCCATTCTTGGCTCGGGAATATCGTTTACCCGTTTTTTAAGGCCTTATATCATTGGTGCTTCCCTTATATCTGTTTTTGTATTATTAATGGGTTTTTACGTTGTTCCGGTATCGAGTGAAGGGTTCAATAATTTTAGGTATACCTACCTGAAAACCGGAGGGAAAGAAGCAATGCGTGGCGATAATACTGATGTGTATCGACAAATAAGTGAGAACGAGTTTTTATATGTAAATAGCTTTAATACGGAATCTAAAACCGCTTTTAATTTTGTTTTAGAAAAATTCAATAAGGAGAAATTAGAATCTAAAATTACGGCAAGTAGAATAAAATGGAACCCAAAGGATAGTACTTATACCATGTATGATTATACTAAAAGAACGGTGGGGGAACTTGGGGATAAAATTGAAAAAGAGGCTGAGAAAAAAGCCAAGTTCAGTTTTGATTTAGAAGATTTGACTCCAGTGGTATATATAGCGGAAACCCTTAGTTTAAATAAATTATATAAGTTTATTGATAAGGAGAAAAAACGCGGTTCCTCAAATATCAATGTATATATGGTGGTATTGTATAAAAAATTCTCAGTTCCTGTTTCAGCATTTATTCTTACCATTATTGCCGTTTCAGTATCTGCAATGAAACGTAGAGGCGGAATGGGAATGAATTTAACCATAGGAATTGCTATTGCTTTTGGGTTTGTCTTTTTTGATAAAATTTTTGGAGTACTAGCCGAAAAATCCACTTTCTCACCTTTAATTGCCGTTTGGTTTCCCAATGTTGTTTTTGGGATATTGGCGATATTTTTATTACGAAATGCAAAACGATAA